A genomic stretch from Leishmania infantum JPCM5 genome chromosome 25 includes:
- a CDS encoding tagatose-6-phosphate kinase-like protein, which translates to MGSPLIAVVGPNPAFQKTLTFDELRVDEVNRATTVHSYTGGKGTNFCRASACYKECPHFCRTVLHTFVGGKTGERVIDLLHQEGIAVYAVTVPAETRTCITCLETQNSTMTELIEPSAAVPEDAAKEMDRALLKALEHAGGMAIMGSLPDGSSPDLYTRWTEMAAAAQKPVLIDAGKGIEASLKVPGAHSILKVNMEELNKLTGQSTPESAFEYAMQMWTVRVLAVTDGPRSAYIQERGRPLQVIHLPKVDGVVSPLGAGDTADAVFLAEYIHGTTPVEAFRLALAAASANCLQKEAAVFAQHEMRRIADGITIR; encoded by the coding sequence GATGAGCTTCGCGTCGATGAGGTGAACCGCGCCACAACGGTGCACAGTTACACGGGTGGCAAGGGCACCAACTTctgccgcgcctctgcgTGCTACAAGGAATGCCCGCACTTCTGCAGGACTGTATTGCACACATTTGTCGGTGGCAAGACAGGTGAGCGTGTGATCGATCTGCTCCATCAGGAGGGTATCGCGGTTTATGCTGTTACTGTGCCGGCAGAGACACGAACCTGCATCACCTGCCTCGAAACCCAGAACAGCACAATGACGGAGCTGATCGAGCCCTCGGCGGCTGTACCGGAAGATGCTGCAAAGGAAATGGACAGAGCACTCCTCAAGGCGCTCGAGCATGCGGGTGGCATGGCGATCATGGGCAGCTTGCCagacggcagcagccccgACCTCTACACCCGCTGGAcggagatggcggcggcggcgcagaagccTGTTCTCATCGACGCCGGCAAAGGGATCGAGGCTTCGCTGAAGGTGCCAGGCGCCCACTCGATCCTGAAAGTGAACATGGAGGAGCTGAACAAGCTCACGGGTCAGTCCACACCGGAGAGTGCGTTCGAGTACGCTATGCAAATGTGGAcagtgcgtgtgctggcCGTCACCGATGGCCCTCGCTCTGCGTATATCCAAGAGCGGGGCCGGCCTCTTCAAGTTATCCACCTACCAAAAGTGGACGGCGTGGTGAGCCCGCTCGGGGCCGGCGACACGGCCGATGCCGTTTTTCTCGCCGAGTACATTCACGGCACAACCCCGGTAGAAGCGTTCCGGTTGGCCCTGGCTGCGGCGTCCGCCAACTGCCTTCAAAAGGAGGCCGCCGTCTTTGCGCAACATGAGATGAGGCGTATCGCCGACGGCATCACGATCAGGTGA
- a CDS encoding histone H4, with protein sequence MAKGKRSADAKGSQRRQKKVLRDNIRGITRGCVRRMARRGGVKRISSEVYEEVRRVLKAYVEDIVRCSTAYTEYARKKTVTACDVVNALRKQGHILYGYA encoded by the coding sequence ATGGCCAAGGGCAAGCGCTCCGCTGATGCCAAGGGCAGCCAGAGGCGCCagaagaaggtgctgcgcgacaacATCCGCGGCATCACTCGCGGCTGCGTCCGCCGCAtggcgcgccgcggtggcgtgaAGCGCATCTCGAGCGAGGTGTACGAagaggtgcgccgcgtgctgaaGGCCTACGTGGAGGACAttgtgcgctgcagcacggcctaCACCGAGTACGCGCGCAAGAAgacggtgacggcgtgcGATGTTGTgaacgcgctgcgcaagcaaGGCCACATCCTGTACGGCTACGCGTAA
- the SCG6 gene encoding phosphoglycan beta 1,3 galactosyltransferase 6 translates to MREENNAPPAWAPRDTHRADPLQLLSSPQKHCGLSSAAESGQGCHSRSRGKPEVNSTREASVDKSSASTLSRNDARPHGVSQILPSRLRGHPRRSAAQCLRLQTKRRLLVALAVLLALIVMVHWAISQFTTNVGSQQKPSIRSSKEAARKSKFPSSFSVLVHHETAAERLTTTQRGLAASENDSLVRLDPDQLPSWTLRVIDEDCTMCFDNVTYASAVAANAGRSTDRTGNQRLEGLSVFATTSAPLGLMGPMLFAMASVTDDVDIATELPRWQWVTRSYAQQRRFVHASQSRGTGERPRHLIVMGIPSTDQPKRYPLRDAQRATWLTYREVARTDNNFTGALLQLYVFAAAERDSEDTTHSTVDVAQLAPTVSEYAAATAQHLTVDDGDVNSAPTYVQRRVVLRDGWRDIPRSDDAVWKSPCAGVRTSVVTRASLVDGTSPLAALSAQLSLPVTPAFTAAAQYVCHVSAALWQEALHHRNSLWLDFLTDRKPTTKKKMGDAISWGFPAEVGMTQKVVIWLNYAYTAFPDVPYIMKGDDDTYLKVPQYLSDLRHVRGGWAKPRNLTATIPHKGVIPPTLGIDDAEECLYRVWWYEFNEVVYGHGPGYALDRRLIQAVLNTFDVFNDLLLMLLMLPYTFMYNSHYASLLMQHEDLFVGRQLQSLSVRVKEMCAKRPLRYVSDKEPRSLQVLRPAPSNQTWTWSSVLMHYAMPAIPYFIHYYFKHEFEVAEAAKGALKQGIDASAIDANATQKMKEWVASQVPTTLADLKRVQNVSWVRGDPRRAYVVAEGDGVAVYDIAYRPRNTTLVDCAIESGK, encoded by the coding sequence ATGCGAGAGGAGAACAAtgcgccaccggcgtggGCTCCCAGGGACACGCACCGCGCCGACCCTCTTCAGCTGCTTTCCTCCCCTCAGAAGCACTGCGGgctgagcagcgctgcggagaGCGGACAGGGCTGTCACTCGCGCTCACGCGGCAAGCCGGAGGTGAATTCGACTCGAGAGGCGAGCGTTGATAAAAGTAGCGCCAGCACACTGTCGAGAAACGATGCACGGCCGCATGGGGTATCACAGATCCTTCCCTCTCGGTTACGCGGACATCCTCGACGATCCGCGGCACAATGCCTGCGCTTACAAACGAAACGCCGTCTTCTGGTTGCGCTAGCCGTCTTACTTGCTCTCATAGTCATGGTTCACTGGGCCATCAGTCAATTTACGACCAATGTAGGCTCACAACAGAAACCGTCGATACGGTCGTCAAAGGAGGCGGCCCGTAAATCTAAGTTTCCATCGTCGTTTTCTGTTCTCGTGCACCACGAGACTGCTGCTGAGCGGTTGACGACCACACAGCGCGGTCTTGCTGCCTCTGAAAATGACTCTCTGGTGCGACTGGACCCTGATCAGCTGCCTTCGTGGACGCTGCGCGTGATCGACGAGGACTGCACGATGTGCTTCGACAATGTGACGTACGCTTCTGCGGTTGCTGCGAATGCGGGGAGATCCACTGACAGGACGGGAAACCAGAGGCTGGAAGGGCTTTCTGTGTTCGCGACAACATCTGCGCCGCTGGGCCTCATGGGGCCCATGCTGTTTGCCATGGCGAGCGTGACGGACGACGTGGACATTGCAACTGAACTGCCGCGGTGGCAATGGGTGACCCGGTCgtacgcgcagcagcgccgcttcgtcCACGCGTCGCAGTCGAGGGGCACAGGTGAGCGACCGCGGCACTTGATCGTGATGGGCATACCTTCAACGGACCAGCCGAAGCGCTACCCGCTGCGGGACGCGCAGCGGGCGACGTGGTTGACGTACCGAGAGGTTGCGCGCACCGACAACAACTTTactggcgcgctgctgcagctctacgtgttcgctgctgcggagcgTGATTCTGAGGACACAACGCATTCCACCGTggacgtggcgcagctggcccCAACAGTGAGCGAGTAcgccgcagcgactgcgCAGCATCTGACGGTGGATGACGGTGACGTCAACAGTGCCCCCACGTACGTGCAGCGTCGCGTGGTGCTGCGTGATGGGTGGCGCGACATCCCAAGAAGCGATGACGCGGTGTGGAAGTCACCCTGCGCTGGTGTAAGGACCTCCGTGGTTACTAGGGCAAGTCTTGTGGACGGGACCTCGCCCCTCGCGGCTCTTTCAGCCCAGTTGTCGCTGCCCGTGACACCTGCCttcacagcagcggcgcagtaCGTGTGCCACGTGTCCGCTGCATTgtggcaggaggcgctgcaccaccgcaacTCGCTGTGGCTGGACTTTTTGACGGACCGCAAGCCGAccacgaaaaagaaaatggGCGATGCGATATCGTGGGGTTTCCCGGCGGAAGTAGGCATGACTCAAAAGGTCGTGATATGGCTGAACTACGCGTACACTGCCTTCCCAGACGTGCCGTACATCATgaagggcgacgacgacacgtACTTGAAGGTGCCACAGTACttgagcgacctgcgacatGTGCGCGGTGGGTGGGCGAAACCGCGCAACTTGACGGCGACCATTCCACACAAAGGGGTTATCCCACCGACGCTGGGCATCGACGACGCAGAGGAATGCCTGTATCGAGTGTGGTGGTACGAATTCAACGAGGTTGTCTATGGCCATGGTCCTGGCTATGCACTAGACCGTCGCCTCATCCAAGCTGTACTGAACACATTTGATGTCTTCAACGATCTTTTGCTGATGCTATTAATGCTGCCGTACACCTTCATGTATAACAGTCATTATGCGAGCTTGCTCATGCAGCACGAGGACCTTTTCGTGGGACGGCAATTGCAAAGTCTTTCTGTTAGGGTGAAAGAAATGTGCGCGAAGCGTCCACTGCGCTACGTATCGGACAAAGAACCACGCTCGCTCCAGGTTCTCCGACCCGCGCCCTCCAATCAGACCTGGACATGGAGCTCGGTACTGATGCACTATGCTATGCCGGCGATTCCTTATTTCATCCACTACTACTTCAAGCACGAGTTCGAGGTAGCCGAGGCGGCTAAAGGGGCACTTAAGCAGGGCATCGATGCCAGCGCCATCGATGCGAATGCCACACAGAAAATGAAGGAGTGGGTGGCGTCGCAAGTGCCGACGACGCTGGCGGACCTGAAAAGGGTGCAGAATGTAAGCTGGGTGCGCGGAGACCCACGCAGGGCGTACGTTGTAGCTGAGGGGGACGGCGTTGCAGTGTACGATATTGCGTACAGGCCTCGCAACACGACACTTGTCGACTGTGCCATCGAGTCTGGAAAGTAG